In the Candidatus Palauibacter polyketidifaciens genome, one interval contains:
- a CDS encoding DUF5916 domain-containing protein translates to MQNWRLASRAVLLSAALAINGVGWGLHGQQEGLSPPEGPEATVFRGGVYPAAVDAVRREGALSIDGRLDDPAWQPAPIITDFVQGVPLEGADPSEPTEVRVVFDDGAIYVAARLYESDPSVIRARLTRRDERGSFDSFKLSLDPNRDGLTGYEFEVSAAGAETDRYLFGDTQEDVNWDAIWDSAVQVDDRGWTVEMRIPLSQIRYEARPGMQTWGINFERRRLETNETDYFALQSRTARGRVSQFGTIDGLQLPRSSRRFEVRPFAVSQYHTAPATPGNPLFDGTEMEPRGGLDMSMGIGSAFSLDATVYPDFGQVEVDPEVINLTAFETFFPEKRPFFVRDAQIFTFAGSRGGRFGGGKALFFSRRIGREPRGSGPYEADFHDEPHVTSILGAAKLTGRTRSGLSVGALAAVTGQEMGQAFFAEDDSLGRFVAEPQAEHAVVRLQQDFRGGASKIGVIGTGLKRELPGDGSFDFLPSEAFSFGVDFEHQWGGRRGRDYRLWGFYSGSLVQGSSDALLRLQRNPTHYFQRPDATYLAVDSTATSMFGSDWRVQLEKEGEHWTWGTWAGQQTPGFEVNDFGFLTTGERLDVGARIGYREIRPGNLFRNYNISLFTYHNFRHSLLEKVWGPDHFRRSYDTGAAWMSGRFTFLNNWAFNLNLSYSPESQSDTQTRGGPLMTEPAEFNVRVDANTDRSRSFHVSPRFSYRVAAQGRGHDFNTGLNISYRPLPNWRFSLSPNYTDRRDAAQYVTRTSTLDYLPTYGTRYLFGDLQRTGFSMETRLNVSFTPNVSLQLYAQPLLSAGDYLGYRQLEAPGSFDFVEYAEGRAYRFNGVVTGCTDGTTCAFNGSRYFDFDGDGTLDYSTRDRDFNIRSLRGNAVFRWEYRPGSELFLVWQHARRESVPLGSFDLNRDLEGLFLAPAENVFIVKVSHYLSI, encoded by the coding sequence ATGCAAAACTGGCGTCTGGCGAGCCGCGCGGTGCTCCTCTCCGCGGCTCTCGCGATAAACGGGGTGGGGTGGGGGCTTCACGGGCAGCAGGAGGGGCTCTCACCGCCCGAAGGACCCGAAGCGACCGTCTTCAGGGGAGGCGTGTATCCGGCGGCCGTGGACGCGGTGCGCCGCGAGGGCGCGCTCTCGATCGACGGCCGACTCGACGACCCGGCGTGGCAACCGGCCCCCATCATCACGGACTTCGTCCAGGGCGTCCCGCTGGAGGGAGCGGATCCGTCGGAGCCCACCGAGGTCCGGGTCGTGTTCGACGACGGCGCGATCTACGTCGCCGCCCGCTTGTACGAGAGCGACCCAAGCGTGATCCGGGCGCGTCTCACCCGCCGGGATGAACGGGGTTCCTTCGATTCCTTCAAGCTCTCCCTCGATCCGAACCGGGACGGGCTGACCGGCTACGAGTTCGAGGTCAGCGCCGCCGGCGCCGAGACGGACCGGTACCTGTTCGGCGATACGCAGGAAGACGTGAACTGGGACGCGATCTGGGACTCCGCGGTGCAGGTCGACGACCGAGGGTGGACGGTGGAGATGCGGATCCCGCTCTCCCAGATCCGCTACGAAGCCCGCCCCGGCATGCAGACGTGGGGCATCAACTTCGAGCGGCGGCGTCTCGAGACGAACGAAACGGACTACTTCGCCCTGCAGTCGCGCACGGCCCGGGGGCGAGTCAGCCAGTTCGGCACGATCGACGGCCTGCAACTCCCCCGATCGAGCCGGAGGTTCGAGGTCCGGCCCTTCGCCGTGTCCCAGTACCACACCGCCCCCGCGACGCCCGGGAACCCGCTGTTCGACGGCACCGAGATGGAGCCGCGCGGGGGGCTCGACATGAGCATGGGGATCGGCTCCGCCTTCAGCCTCGATGCGACGGTTTATCCCGACTTCGGCCAGGTGGAGGTGGACCCCGAGGTCATCAACCTCACGGCGTTCGAGACGTTTTTCCCGGAGAAGCGCCCCTTCTTCGTACGCGACGCGCAGATCTTCACCTTCGCCGGCTCGCGCGGCGGCCGCTTCGGTGGCGGCAAGGCGCTCTTCTTCAGCCGGCGGATCGGACGGGAACCGCGGGGATCCGGACCTTACGAGGCGGACTTTCACGACGAGCCCCACGTGACGTCGATCCTGGGGGCGGCGAAGCTCACGGGCAGAACCCGGAGTGGTCTCTCCGTAGGCGCCCTGGCGGCGGTCACCGGACAGGAGATGGGGCAGGCGTTTTTTGCCGAGGATGATTCCCTCGGAAGGTTCGTGGCCGAGCCCCAGGCCGAGCACGCGGTCGTTCGGCTGCAGCAGGATTTCCGCGGGGGCGCGAGCAAGATCGGCGTGATCGGCACCGGGCTCAAGCGGGAGCTCCCGGGAGACGGATCGTTCGATTTCCTCCCCTCCGAGGCGTTCAGTTTCGGGGTCGATTTCGAACACCAGTGGGGCGGACGCCGCGGCCGCGACTATCGTCTGTGGGGGTTCTACTCGGGCAGTCTGGTCCAGGGATCGAGCGATGCGCTCCTCCGGCTGCAGCGCAATCCCACGCATTACTTCCAGCGCCCCGACGCGACCTACCTGGCGGTCGACTCCACCGCTACTTCCATGTTCGGGAGCGACTGGCGGGTACAGCTCGAGAAGGAGGGCGAGCACTGGACCTGGGGCACATGGGCGGGCCAGCAGACACCGGGCTTCGAGGTCAACGACTTCGGTTTCCTCACGACCGGCGAGCGGCTCGACGTGGGAGCCCGTATCGGATACCGGGAGATCAGGCCGGGCAACCTGTTCCGAAACTACAACATAAGCCTCTTCACCTACCACAACTTCCGTCACTCGCTGCTGGAGAAGGTGTGGGGTCCGGACCATTTCCGCCGGTCCTACGACACGGGCGCGGCGTGGATGAGCGGAAGGTTCACCTTCCTGAACAACTGGGCCTTCAACCTCAACCTCTCGTATTCGCCCGAGTCCCAGTCCGACACGCAGACCCGCGGCGGTCCGCTCATGACGGAACCCGCGGAGTTCAACGTGCGGGTGGACGCGAACACGGATCGGAGCCGGTCGTTCCACGTGTCGCCGCGTTTCTCGTACCGCGTGGCGGCGCAGGGCCGGGGGCACGACTTCAACACGGGCCTGAACATCTCCTATCGGCCGCTTCCGAACTGGCGGTTTTCGCTGAGCCCGAACTACACGGACAGGCGGGATGCAGCGCAGTACGTGACGCGGACGAGCACCCTCGACTACCTGCCGACATACGGGACGCGATACCTGTTCGGAGACCTCCAGCGGACGGGATTCTCGATGGAGACCCGGCTGAACGTGTCCTTCACGCCTAACGTCAGCCTCCAGCTCTATGCGCAGCCGCTCCTCTCCGCGGGTGACTATCTCGGCTATCGACAGCTCGAGGCCCCCGGATCGTTCGACTTCGTCGAATACGCCGAGGGGCGGGCCTACCGCTTCAACGGCGTCGTCACCGGCTGCACGGACGGGACGACGTGCGCCTTCAACGGCTCGCGCTATTTCGACTTCGATGGCGACGGCACGCTGGACTACTCCACCCGGGACCGCGACTTCAACATCCGTTCTCTGCGCGGCAACGCGGTGTTCCGCTGGGAGTACCGCCCGGGTTCCGAGCTCTTCCTCGTCTGGCAGCACGCGCGCCGCGAGAGCGTCCCGCTCGGCAGTTTCGACCTCAATCGGGACCTGGAGGGGCTGTTCCTCGCGCCGGCCGAGAACGTCTTCATCGTGAAGGTGAGTCACTACCTCTCCATCTGA
- the menC gene encoding o-succinylbenzoate synthase — protein MSPLCLTDVTLREIELPLRERFIISSGWVENRRILLLELRDESGATAWSECVCGEEPNYSPETVDTARLALRRWLLPRVLGRELESPEAVKPLLDEGVQGHPMAKAAIEMGIWGLSAEVRGVSLSELVGGTRERVPTGISLGLQPSPAALVEKARQAVEQGYGKIKLKISPEKDIEYVAAVREALGPDRELAVDANAAYTLDDTDRLAELDGFGLIMIEQPLAAGDLVRHARLQERLATPVCLDESIVDPASCEDMLALGSGRIVNIKPGRVGGFRNSREIHDISARAGVPVWCGGMLESGIGRAYNVALASMANFRLPGDLSPSARYWDRDVVTPEWTMSADGFVTVPRDRPGIGVEVDIERVEALTRRSETVAAPGVRVPA, from the coding sequence ATGAGTCCTCTGTGCCTGACGGACGTCACGCTGCGGGAGATCGAACTCCCGCTCCGGGAGCGGTTCATCATCTCGTCCGGATGGGTCGAGAACCGCCGCATCCTTCTCCTTGAACTCCGCGACGAGAGCGGCGCCACGGCCTGGTCGGAGTGCGTGTGCGGGGAGGAGCCGAACTACTCCCCCGAGACCGTGGACACGGCGCGGCTGGCGTTGCGGCGATGGCTGTTGCCGCGGGTGCTGGGGCGGGAACTCGAGAGCCCGGAGGCGGTCAAGCCCCTTCTGGACGAGGGCGTTCAGGGCCACCCCATGGCCAAGGCCGCGATCGAGATGGGCATCTGGGGCCTGAGCGCGGAAGTCCGGGGCGTCTCGCTGTCGGAGCTCGTCGGAGGGACCCGGGAGCGGGTGCCGACGGGCATCTCGCTCGGCCTCCAGCCTTCGCCGGCCGCGCTCGTCGAGAAGGCGCGGCAGGCGGTCGAGCAGGGCTACGGGAAGATCAAGCTCAAGATCAGCCCGGAGAAGGACATCGAGTACGTCGCGGCGGTGCGCGAGGCGCTGGGGCCCGACCGTGAACTCGCCGTCGACGCGAACGCCGCGTACACGCTGGACGACACGGACCGCCTGGCGGAACTCGACGGTTTCGGACTGATCATGATCGAGCAGCCGCTGGCCGCAGGCGATCTCGTGCGCCATGCCCGGCTCCAGGAACGGCTCGCCACCCCCGTCTGCCTCGACGAGTCGATCGTGGACCCGGCGTCATGCGAGGACATGCTGGCGCTCGGCAGCGGGCGGATCGTGAACATCAAGCCGGGTCGCGTCGGCGGGTTCCGGAACTCCCGGGAGATCCACGACATCTCGGCGCGGGCCGGGGTCCCCGTCTGGTGCGGGGGGATGCTCGAGAGCGGGATCGGACGCGCCTACAACGTGGCGCTGGCTTCGATGGCAAACTTCCGGCTTCCCGGCGATCTGTCGCCGAGCGCCCGCTACTGGGATCGCGACGTCGTCACCCCTGAGTGGACGATGAGCGCGGATGGCTTCGTGACGGTGCCGCGCGACCGGCCCGGGATCGGCGTCGAGGTGGACATCGAGCGCGTGGAAGCGCTGACGCGACGGAGCGAGACGGTCGCCGCCCCCGGCGTCCGCGTTCCGGCGTGA
- a CDS encoding GNAT family N-acetyltransferase, which translates to MTEFRAIETLEEWRACVRLQEMTWGEGFSDIVPASVLQVSQKIGGFTGGAFEGGRMIGFVYSLLGRFEGVPSHWSHMLAVEPSARGRGLGRDLKLFQRESVRSDGIHTIFWTYDPMVARNAHLNLNRLGATVLRYAPNMYGADTGSPLHAGGETDRFIVRWDLDGPETRRALDDGARRSARRLHVPLPDPACVVPRPGGGGAAEVGLPGGDEVYVEVPADVESLPPGGSLVRWRETVRDAFLAYLRRGYAVESLVRNPSTDRCFYVLRRN; encoded by the coding sequence GTGACGGAGTTTCGCGCGATCGAGACGCTCGAGGAGTGGCGTGCGTGCGTACGGCTCCAGGAGATGACGTGGGGGGAGGGGTTCTCCGACATCGTTCCCGCCTCCGTCCTCCAGGTCTCGCAGAAGATCGGCGGCTTCACGGGCGGGGCGTTCGAGGGCGGGCGCATGATCGGCTTCGTCTATTCCCTGCTTGGGCGGTTCGAAGGTGTCCCCTCTCACTGGTCGCACATGCTGGCCGTGGAGCCGTCCGCGCGCGGGCGGGGCCTGGGCCGCGACCTGAAGCTCTTTCAGCGGGAGTCTGTCCGGTCCGATGGCATCCACACCATCTTCTGGACGTACGACCCCATGGTCGCGCGCAACGCACACTTGAACCTGAACCGGCTCGGTGCGACGGTGCTTCGCTACGCGCCGAACATGTACGGCGCCGATACGGGGAGCCCCTTGCACGCGGGGGGGGAAACCGACCGGTTCATCGTGCGCTGGGATCTCGACGGCCCGGAGACCCGCCGGGCCCTCGACGACGGAGCCCGGCGCTCGGCCCGGCGGCTCCACGTGCCGCTTCCGGATCCGGCATGCGTCGTGCCCCGGCCGGGAGGAGGCGGCGCGGCGGAGGTCGGACTGCCGGGTGGCGACGAGGTCTACGTCGAGGTTCCGGCGGATGTCGAATCGCTGCCACCCGGCGGGTCGCTCGTGCGGTGGCGCGAAACGGTGCGGGACGCGTTCCTGGCCTATCTCAGGAGGGGATATGCGGTGGAGAGCCTTGTCAGAAATCCCTCGACGGACCGGTGTTTCTATGTCCTGCGCCGCAACTGA